The Gemella haemolysans genome includes a region encoding these proteins:
- a CDS encoding sugar phosphate nucleotidyltransferase, giving the protein MRAIILAAGLGTRLRPMTDNTPKALIKVKDKPLVEYQIEFLKEKGIDDIIVVVGYLHEQFDYLKEKYNVNLVFNEKYSEYNNFYSLYLVKEYLADSYVIDADNYLFKNMFRADIDRSTYFSVYREDCENEWFLIYGDDYKVQDIIVDSKAGRILSGVSFWDEKTAEKIVSFIDKAYESNEFMNLYWDNMVKDNIEKLDVYVEELEPNSIYEIDSVKDYKKLEEILKEECEK; this is encoded by the coding sequence GTGAGAGCAATTATATTAGCCGCAGGGTTAGGCACGCGTCTTAGACCTATGACGGATAATACTCCAAAGGCTTTGATAAAAGTTAAAGATAAGCCTCTTGTGGAGTATCAAATAGAATTTTTAAAAGAAAAAGGAATAGATGACATAATCGTAGTTGTCGGTTATCTACATGAGCAATTCGATTATTTAAAAGAGAAGTACAATGTTAATCTTGTATTCAATGAAAAATATTCTGAGTACAATAATTTTTATTCGCTATATTTAGTAAAAGAGTACTTGGCAGATAGTTATGTAATCGATGCGGATAACTATTTGTTTAAAAATATGTTTAGAGCGGATATCGATCGTTCAACATATTTCAGCGTGTATCGTGAAGATTGTGAAAACGAGTGGTTCTTAATCTATGGAGATGATTATAAAGTTCAAGATATTATCGTAGATAGCAAAGCTGGAAGAATCTTAAGTGGAGTATCTTTCTGGGATGAGAAAACTGCAGAGAAGATTGTAAGTTTTATTGATAAAGCTTATGAGAGTAATGAATTTATGAACTTATACTGGGATAACATGGTTAAAGATAATATCGAAAAATTAGATGTTTATGTAGAAGAATTAGAACCTAATAGTATCTATGAAATTGATAGTGTTAAAGACTATAAAAAATTAGAAGAAATACTAAAAGAAGAATGTGAGAAATAA
- a CDS encoding DMT family transporter → MKNKIGVSAGLLSGLFWGLGLAISAYIFSLYNVSPFAVAVIHDFISIFVLLAIILVKYKRINFKIFTNIKSISVIIGALLAGPIGMQCNLYAVKYIGSGLTSSITAIYPAVSVILAVIFLKNKVSSKTIIGIALIIVGIFIQSYKSEQVESFYLGFMFALICAIAWGSESVLSSYAMKNNLNELETLLIRQVTSFLAYLVIILFNGLGIETSLDVKFGGLIVFFVVSNMVSYILYYMAINRLEPAKATGLNVSYVVWTIIFSMIFVGLAVNVQLVVTSLIIILGVYVIVREE, encoded by the coding sequence ATGAAAAATAAAATAGGTGTATCAGCAGGTTTATTATCAGGGTTGTTTTGGGGATTAGGTCTTGCAATAAGTGCGTATATATTTTCATTGTATAATGTTTCGCCTTTTGCAGTCGCGGTAATCCATGATTTTATTAGTATTTTTGTCCTTTTGGCGATTATATTAGTTAAGTATAAACGAATCAATTTTAAAATTTTTACGAATATAAAAAGCATTAGTGTTATTATAGGTGCGCTTCTTGCCGGGCCTATTGGAATGCAGTGTAACTTATATGCGGTGAAGTATATAGGAAGTGGTCTTACTTCTTCGATAACAGCTATCTATCCAGCGGTGTCGGTAATACTAGCTGTGATATTTTTAAAAAATAAAGTTTCATCAAAAACTATTATTGGTATAGCACTAATTATTGTTGGTATTTTTATCCAAAGTTATAAGAGTGAACAGGTTGAATCATTCTACCTTGGATTCATGTTTGCGTTAATCTGTGCTATTGCATGGGGTAGTGAGAGTGTTCTAAGTTCATATGCGATGAAAAATAATTTAAATGAGCTTGAGACGTTATTAATTCGTCAGGTGACATCATTTTTAGCATATTTAGTAATAATTTTATTTAACGGATTAGGAATTGAAACTAGTCTTGATGTTAAGTTCGGAGGACTTATTGTTTTCTTCGTTGTGAGTAATATGGTATCTTATATTTTATATTACATGGCTATTAATAGATTAGAACCAGCGAAAGCAACTGGGCTAAATGTTAGTTATGTTGTTTGGACAATAATCTTTTCTATGATTTTTGTAGGATTAGCAGTAAATGTGCAATTAGTAGTAACATCACTTATTATAATATTAGGGGTGTATGTTATTGTGAGAGAGGAGTAA
- a CDS encoding phosphotransferase family protein — translation MKQLIKSKIKKLLTESEEIVKVEQLGGMTNSNYLVETTNNKYIVKFFGKGTDKLINRIAEKNNLANLADLELDVKNYIFDIESGIKVNEYIENATTFDAHYLKSKKEDVANILKKVHSSGKILEGEFKIFDEIRKYEDLIEGNINYPYYDKIREKIFSLQKHLEEIGVDKKSCHIDLVPENFIEDENGRVYLIDWEYSSMNDPMWDLAALFLESNFRKAEEGEFFKYYFSENTPVSVAKIMVYKILQDFLWSLWTIYKEEQGADFGTYGKDRYLRALKNLKEYVESYEK, via the coding sequence TTGAAACAATTAATAAAAAGTAAGATAAAAAAATTACTTACTGAATCAGAAGAAATAGTAAAAGTAGAGCAACTAGGAGGTATGACTAATAGTAATTACCTAGTAGAAACAACAAATAATAAATATATAGTTAAATTCTTTGGTAAAGGGACGGATAAGTTAATCAACAGGATTGCGGAGAAAAATAATCTTGCAAATCTTGCGGATTTAGAACTAGATGTTAAAAATTATATTTTTGATATTGAATCTGGAATCAAAGTAAATGAATATATTGAAAATGCGACTACTTTTGATGCGCATTATTTAAAATCAAAAAAAGAGGATGTTGCTAATATTCTTAAAAAAGTGCACAGTTCTGGAAAAATTCTTGAAGGTGAATTTAAAATTTTTGATGAGATTAGAAAATATGAGGACTTGATAGAAGGTAATATTAATTATCCTTATTATGACAAGATAAGGGAGAAAATATTCTCTTTACAGAAACACCTAGAAGAAATTGGTGTGGACAAGAAATCATGTCATATTGATCTTGTTCCTGAGAATTTTATCGAAGATGAAAATGGTCGAGTGTATCTTATTGATTGGGAGTATTCTTCAATGAATGATCCAATGTGGGATTTAGCTGCGTTATTTTTAGAATCTAATTTCAGAAAGGCTGAAGAAGGTGAGTTTTTCAAATATTATTTTAGTGAAAATACTCCTGTTAGCGTAGCGAAGATTATGGTTTATAAAATACTTCAAGACTTCTTATGGAGTCTGTGGACGATTTATAAAGAAGAACAAGGTGCAGACTTTGGAACTTATGGAAAAGACAGATATTTAAGAGCATTAAAAAATTTGAAAGAGTATGTAGAAAGTTATGAAAAATAA
- a CDS encoding acyltransferase family protein, whose product MDIFILLLISLFVYLIPKTDVDYLSNKSTKSLKGLLALFIIFHHLSQKITTGENFSNFEYMGRYIVALFFFLSGYGLYFQYSNNVNYKENFLRKRLARIFIPFTVFIVIYVFYRATLGEVVNVDFFLIFLERPQQYNL is encoded by the coding sequence GTGGATATTTTTATATTATTATTAATTTCATTATTTGTTTATCTTATACCGAAAACAGATGTTGATTATTTAAGTAATAAATCAACGAAATCCCTAAAAGGTCTTTTAGCTTTATTTATAATTTTTCATCATCTCTCTCAAAAAATTACTACTGGTGAAAATTTTTCGAATTTTGAATATATGGGAAGATATATTGTTGCTTTGTTTTTCTTTCTATCTGGTTATGGACTGTATTTTCAGTATAGTAACAATGTAAATTATAAGGAAAACTTTTTAAGAAAAAGATTGGCTAGAATATTTATACCGTTTACTGTTTTTATAGTTATTTATGTATTTTATAGAGCGACATTAGGAGAAGTTGTTAATGTAGATTTTTTTCTTATCTTTTTGGAAAGACCACAGCAATATAATTTATAA
- a CDS encoding IS3 family transposase gives MGCATQGEKAAIIKELRKKGYQLKCLLQEIGMAKSTYYYLVNKEEVDVEAIRNEPVLKEIKIIFTENKGLYGVRRVHNELINRGFKVNHKRVQSLMHKEGLKGKTPKERYHSYKGTVGKVANNIINRDFSTTAPLQKWTTDVSQFNFSWGKCYFSAILDMHTNEIISYDLSLHPNLDQIKRMLEQAFNKFPNTEGLIMHSDQGWQYQHSHYRSELKKHGIIQSMSRKGNCYDNSIMESLFGRMKTEIYYGYEKVYMSFEEFSKAVSEYINYYNNKRIQSKTKWMPPVQYRITSTCLN, from the coding sequence ATGGGCTGCGCAACTCAAGGCGAAAAAGCAGCAATCATCAAAGAACTTAGAAAAAAAGGATATCAATTAAAATGTCTTTTACAAGAAATAGGAATGGCAAAATCAACGTATTATTATTTAGTAAATAAGGAAGAAGTAGATGTTGAGGCTATTCGTAATGAACCAGTGTTAAAAGAAATTAAAATTATTTTTACCGAAAATAAAGGACTATATGGTGTCCGTAGAGTTCACAATGAACTAATTAATAGAGGTTTTAAAGTAAATCATAAACGAGTACAAAGTCTTATGCATAAAGAAGGATTGAAAGGGAAAACTCCTAAAGAAAGATACCATTCATATAAGGGAACAGTAGGAAAAGTCGCTAATAATATAATAAATCGAGATTTTAGTACGACTGCTCCTTTACAGAAATGGACTACAGATGTATCACAATTCAATTTTTCATGGGGAAAGTGCTATTTTTCAGCGATTCTAGATATGCATACAAATGAAATAATATCATATGATTTATCTTTACATCCAAATTTAGATCAGATAAAAAGGATGTTAGAACAAGCATTTAATAAATTTCCAAATACAGAAGGATTAATTATGCATTCTGATCAAGGGTGGCAGTATCAACATTCACACTATAGAAGTGAGTTAAAAAAACATGGAATCATTCAATCGATGTCTAGAAAGGGAAATTGTTATGATAATAGTATCATGGAATCACTTTTTGGAAGAATGAAGACGGAGATATATTATGGTTATGAAAAGGTTTATATGTCATTTGAAGAGTTTAGTAAAGCTGTATCTGAATATATAAATTATTACAACAACAAGAGAATTCAATCAAAAACAAAATGGATGCCTCCTGTACAATACAGGATAACATCCACTTGTCTAAACTAA
- a CDS encoding helix-turn-helix domain-containing protein, which yields MRYSFEFKVKCVEMYERGEYPETPNGITTRKFKDTIRKWKRMVDSLGVSVLRHKTKNKKWNPEEKLVLVSKILAGYSYNSVALDNGINYRTLYKWVQKYKEKGYNGLVDEKKERPRKVPIMKENSSPKPLKESEREELIRLRAENKFIKTEIENIKAEKEIIKKLIALRREKWAAQLKAKKQQSSKNLEKKDIN from the coding sequence ATGCGTTATAGTTTTGAATTTAAAGTAAAATGTGTTGAGATGTATGAAAGAGGGGAATATCCAGAAACACCGAACGGAATAACCACTAGAAAATTTAAAGATACTATTAGAAAATGGAAAAGAATGGTTGATTCGTTAGGAGTAAGTGTCTTGCGACATAAAACAAAAAATAAGAAGTGGAATCCAGAAGAAAAACTAGTATTAGTTTCTAAAATTTTAGCTGGTTATTCATATAATTCCGTTGCACTAGACAATGGAATTAACTATAGGACACTGTATAAATGGGTTCAAAAATATAAGGAAAAAGGTTATAATGGACTTGTAGATGAAAAGAAAGAAAGACCAAGAAAGGTACCTATCATGAAAGAAAACAGTAGTCCTAAACCATTAAAAGAATCAGAAAGAGAAGAATTAATTAGATTACGTGCAGAAAATAAATTTATAAAAACGGAAATCGAAAATATTAAAGCGGAAAAAGAAATAATAAAAAAATTAATAGCCTTGAGGCGAGAAAAATGGGCTGCGCAACTCAAGGCGAAAAAGCAGCAATCATCAAAGAACTTAGAAAAAAAGGATATCAATTAA
- a CDS encoding ribitol-5-phosphate dehydrogenase translates to MINQIYQLIKPKFINVKYNEENINDGDKIIIRPNYMALCHADQRYYQGKRDPKVLAKKLPMALIHECAGIVIADPTGTYKVGQKVVMIPNQPPRQSDEEFYENYMPGTHFLSSGFDGFMREFVALPKDRVVAYNDVEDSVAAITEFISVGMHAMDRFLKNSHSKKDRIAIIGDGSLAYVMANIINYTLPECEIIVIGRHWEKLELFSFAKERYITDDIPEDLTFDHGVECCGGDGSGYAINDIIKYIKPQGSLVLMGVSEYKVNINTRDILEKGLTLIGSSRSGRIDFEKAIEMLSNKKFERRFKNIIELEQPVRNIKDIHRVFATDLNTAFKTVFKWEI, encoded by the coding sequence ATGATAAATCAAATATATCAATTAATTAAACCGAAGTTTATTAATGTAAAGTACAACGAAGAGAATATAAACGATGGTGATAAAATCATCATCCGTCCAAACTATATGGCACTATGTCACGCAGACCAAAGATACTACCAAGGGAAAAGAGATCCTAAGGTACTAGCTAAAAAACTACCTATGGCACTTATTCACGAATGCGCAGGGATAGTAATCGCAGATCCAACAGGAACGTATAAAGTGGGACAAAAGGTAGTAATGATACCTAACCAACCACCAAGACAAAGTGATGAAGAGTTTTATGAAAACTACATGCCAGGAACACACTTCCTATCAAGTGGATTTGATGGATTTATGAGAGAATTTGTAGCTTTACCTAAAGATAGAGTAGTAGCTTATAACGATGTGGAAGATTCTGTTGCGGCTATTACAGAGTTCATAAGTGTAGGTATGCACGCTATGGATAGATTCTTAAAGAATTCACATAGTAAAAAAGATAGAATAGCGATAATTGGTGATGGAAGTCTAGCTTATGTTATGGCGAACATAATAAACTACACTCTTCCAGAGTGTGAGATAATCGTAATAGGTCGACACTGGGAGAAATTAGAACTATTCAGTTTCGCAAAAGAAAGATACATTACAGATGATATTCCTGAAGACTTGACTTTCGATCATGGTGTAGAATGCTGCGGTGGAGATGGTAGTGGTTATGCGATAAACGACATAATCAAATACATCAAACCACAAGGAAGCTTAGTACTAATGGGAGTTAGTGAATACAAAGTAAATATCAACACACGTGACATCTTAGAAAAAGGACTAACACTAATAGGTTCATCACGTTCAGGTAGAATCGACTTTGAGAAAGCTATCGAGATGCTTAGTAACAAGAAATTTGAAAGAAGATTCAAGAATATTATTGAACTTGAACAACCTGTGAGAAATATTAAAGACATTCATAGGGTGTTCGCAACGGATTTGAATACAGCCTTTAAAACGGTGTTTAAGTGGGAGATATAG
- a CDS encoding IspD/TarI family cytidylyltransferase — protein MIYAGILAGGTGTRMGISNMPKQFLELGKKPILIHTIEKFLLEPEIERIVVGVHEDWVSHAEDLVEQYVSAFADRIIITPGGVDRNTTIENIINRINEYKPLTDEDIIVTHDSVRPFITLRIIKDNIRLAKESDAVDTVVEAVDTIVESTNGEYISSIPNRAHYYQGQTPQSFKCLDFLNLYNSLDKEEKQILTDACKIFVIKGKKVALAKGEYSNIKITTVTDLKIAKSMIEDE, from the coding sequence ATGATATACGCAGGAATATTAGCTGGTGGAACAGGAACTAGAATGGGAATAAGCAATATGCCAAAACAATTCCTAGAATTAGGTAAAAAACCAATACTTATTCACACAATTGAGAAGTTCTTATTAGAACCTGAAATCGAAAGAATCGTAGTCGGTGTTCATGAAGATTGGGTATCTCATGCTGAAGACTTAGTAGAACAATATGTTTCAGCGTTTGCTGATAGAATCATTATTACACCTGGTGGTGTTGATAGAAATACAACTATTGAAAACATTATAAATAGAATTAATGAATATAAACCTTTAACTGATGAGGATATTATCGTCACTCATGATTCAGTTCGCCCATTCATCACACTAAGAATTATTAAAGACAACATACGCCTAGCTAAAGAAAGTGATGCGGTAGATACAGTAGTAGAGGCAGTAGACACAATCGTTGAAAGTACAAATGGAGAATATATCTCTAGTATTCCTAATAGAGCTCACTACTACCAAGGTCAAACACCTCAAAGTTTCAAATGTTTAGATTTCCTAAACCTATATAACTCATTAGATAAAGAAGAAAAACAAATACTTACCGATGCATGTAAGATATTCGTTATAAAAGGGAAAAAAGTAGCACTAGCTAAGGGAGAATACTCTAATATTAAAATAACTACAGTAACTGACCTTAAGATAGCTAAGAGTATGATAGAGGACGAGTAA
- a CDS encoding oligosaccharide flippase family protein, whose translation MKNIKVNALASLMVNVLNIVFPLITNPYLTRILSKSNYSYFNTANTWASFVIPLAAFGIYNYGIRSISKVKDDKNKINYVFSKLFYISVITSITITALYFIFISVGTHETENLKILYYILGIQALFQFLNIEWMNEAYENYTFILYKTLFIRIAMLVSIFAFVKTEDDIIPYAIIMSATTILNYLLSFLWIKREVSFVKIKIKDLLTSTKALTTMLLLANANMLYTLLDRMFITKAPNENYISYYTIASSIVMLIAGVLSGALNVSLPRLGYYLGKKDHDSYEYLIRQGSSLFFFLMIPTSIGIMILGTYATVIYSSDKYLEAGIVTSIFAIRTIIWAIEMILGKQIIFINDFESKLTSFYFIGGGLNVILNSTLYFCNIFKPEYYIGTTIFAEGLVVLLEIQFIKKHKLINLSSVFSSLYKYLVVSLGFIPIYFISKFTFRVHSYEITLSMLLMVCTVIAICGIYYLVALIILKDSTINYAINMVKGKIKKN comes from the coding sequence ATGAAAAACATAAAAGTTAATGCATTAGCAAGCTTAATGGTTAATGTACTAAACATAGTATTTCCATTAATCACTAATCCTTACTTAACTAGAATACTTAGCAAATCAAACTATAGCTATTTCAACACAGCAAATACCTGGGCTAGTTTTGTAATACCTCTTGCAGCCTTCGGTATATATAACTATGGTATTAGATCGATAAGTAAAGTTAAAGATGATAAAAACAAAATTAACTACGTATTTTCAAAATTATTCTATATATCGGTAATTACTTCGATAACTATAACAGCCTTATATTTCATATTTATTAGTGTAGGAACTCATGAAACTGAAAATCTAAAAATATTATATTATATACTTGGAATTCAAGCACTATTTCAATTTTTAAATATTGAATGGATGAATGAAGCGTACGAAAACTACACATTTATTCTATATAAAACACTATTTATTAGAATAGCTATGTTAGTATCAATATTCGCATTTGTAAAAACAGAAGATGATATTATACCGTATGCAATTATAATGAGTGCTACTACTATCTTAAACTATCTACTAAGTTTCTTATGGATAAAAAGAGAAGTTTCATTTGTAAAAATCAAAATAAAAGACTTATTAACATCTACAAAAGCACTAACTACCATGCTATTATTAGCAAATGCTAATATGCTTTATACATTGCTTGATAGGATGTTTATTACAAAAGCTCCGAATGAAAACTATATTTCATACTACACTATAGCATCAAGTATAGTGATGCTTATAGCAGGGGTACTTAGCGGCGCATTAAATGTCAGCCTTCCTAGATTAGGTTATTACTTAGGAAAAAAAGACCACGACTCGTATGAATATCTAATTAGGCAAGGATCTTCCCTATTCTTCTTCCTAATGATACCTACAAGTATTGGTATAATGATTCTAGGAACATATGCAACTGTTATTTATTCATCAGACAAATACTTAGAAGCAGGAATCGTAACGAGTATCTTCGCCATTAGAACTATTATTTGGGCTATTGAGATGATACTAGGAAAACAAATTATATTTATCAATGACTTCGAAAGTAAACTAACTTCATTTTACTTCATCGGTGGTGGGTTGAACGTAATATTAAATTCTACATTATATTTCTGCAACATTTTCAAACCTGAATATTATATCGGAACAACAATTTTCGCTGAAGGACTAGTAGTATTATTAGAAATACAGTTTATTAAAAAACATAAGTTGATCAACTTATCTTCAGTATTTTCTTCGCTGTATAAATACCTTGTAGTATCACTTGGATTTATTCCAATTTACTTCATTTCTAAATTTACTTTCCGTGTTCATTCTTATGAAATAACACTAAGCATGCTGCTTATGGTTTGTACGGTTATAGCAATCTGTGGAATTTATTATTTAGTTGCTCTAATAATATTAAAAGATTCGACAATAAACTATGCCATAAATATGGTTAAAGGGAAAATTAAAAAGAATTAA
- a CDS encoding MBL fold metallo-hydrolase encodes MKLLKTLIITTLLFITFLPSSYAKANDKLHIITVAEWSDAMILESNGHYAMIDTGEDFSYPDGSDPRYPDREGITKDKKKITQDRLFAHIKQLGIKKFDFIIITHSHSDHVGSAHDVLKSIPTEKLYIKKYSDDRISDKTRLWDNLYGYERALKAAKETNTEIIQDISEKDSHLTLGDIKIDLLNYENEYESDGSLKKVYDDNLNSILAIVNINNTRIFLGGDLENTERHLEEKYGPLIGQVDVMKFNHHVETTKSNTKEFVDKLNPKKIIKTGIRPVEEKYAEYLKQKNISIINAGQLDRAAISLEFNNGDVKDISNDYPHYGFYNENNILKFKNWKNEAPEDGWTQHNDNWYYFFDSGTVAVGWKYLDNKWFYFNNDGSIKTGIVKDNNNFYYIDKNNGMLTDSWKEIDSTSKYYFKKDGSAAKNEWENFYHFEADGTLSKNKWIGFLHVNNEGKISFSDYKNYPLFIISLLIICYLGYSIKNKKHRDS; translated from the coding sequence ATGAAACTTTTAAAAACACTAATTATAACAACACTATTATTTATAACTTTTCTACCATCATCATATGCTAAAGCTAATGATAAATTACATATTATTACCGTAGCTGAATGGTCAGATGCTATGATACTAGAAAGTAATGGTCATTACGCTATGATTGATACAGGGGAGGATTTCTCGTATCCAGATGGTTCAGACCCTAGATACCCTGACAGAGAAGGAATAACAAAAGATAAAAAGAAAATTACCCAAGATAGGTTATTCGCTCATATAAAACAGTTGGGAATTAAAAAGTTTGATTTCATTATTATAACCCACTCACATTCAGATCATGTTGGTTCGGCACATGACGTACTAAAATCTATCCCAACAGAAAAACTATATATTAAAAAATATAGTGATGATAGAATTTCCGATAAAACTAGACTTTGGGATAATTTATACGGATACGAAAGAGCATTAAAGGCAGCAAAAGAAACTAATACTGAAATCATTCAAGATATCTCAGAAAAAGATTCACATCTAACTCTTGGAGATATTAAAATCGATCTACTGAATTATGAAAATGAATACGAAAGTGATGGTTCTTTAAAAAAAGTATATGATGACAATTTGAATTCTATCTTGGCAATAGTAAACATTAATAATACTAGAATTTTCCTAGGTGGAGATTTAGAAAATACTGAAAGACACCTTGAAGAAAAATATGGACCATTAATCGGTCAAGTAGATGTTATGAAATTTAATCATCATGTAGAAACAACAAAATCAAATACAAAAGAATTTGTGGATAAACTTAATCCTAAAAAAATTATTAAAACAGGTATTAGACCTGTAGAAGAAAAATATGCTGAATATCTAAAACAAAAAAATATCAGCATTATAAATGCTGGTCAACTAGATAGAGCAGCAATTTCTTTAGAGTTTAATAATGGAGACGTAAAAGATATTTCTAATGATTATCCTCACTATGGATTTTATAATGAAAATAATATATTAAAATTTAAAAATTGGAAAAATGAAGCCCCTGAAGATGGCTGGACACAGCACAACGACAATTGGTACTATTTCTTCGATTCAGGTACTGTTGCTGTAGGTTGGAAATATCTTGATAACAAGTGGTTCTACTTTAACAATGATGGCTCTATAAAAACAGGAATAGTTAAAGATAACAATAACTTCTACTACATAGATAAAAATAACGGAATGTTAACAGATTCTTGGAAAGAAATTGATTCAACTTCAAAATATTATTTCAAAAAAGATGGAAGTGCAGCAAAAAATGAATGGGAAAACTTCTATCATTTTGAAGCTGATGGAACTTTAAGTAAAAATAAATGGATTGGTTTCCTTCATGTGAATAACGAAGGAAAAATAAGTTTCTCTGATTATAAAAACTATCCATTATTCATAATATCATTATTAATAATTTGTTATTTAGGATATAGCATTAAAAACAAAAAGCATCGTGATTCTTAA
- a CDS encoding acyltransferase family protein: MGNRIALWDNLKFFLVTCVVIGHFVDQFTGLSNIYDSIFLFIYSFHIPLFIFIAGLMFKNKNITAKAIFFISIGFAYKIVSAIVERLLGTVKVEFFLLWDGGLSWFMFALAAYMVILKIIEKQNKEYILVFSIVLACFVGYDPGIGDFLYLSRIIIFFPFFLSGVLLQNFDIVSFKDKNSKYKFLAGVIVLVWLGLCIYEVDRIYGLRYLFTGRNPFFPKIMSYAPLVRLASYIISFSIGFSLIMLMPNKRLGLITDMGKNSINVYFWHMHIYYTLNKLFGISNIFHYGVKGKIAFLVIAVILSIILSQNIFNFPIKQIRNQVFSSKKAS; the protein is encoded by the coding sequence ATGGGAAATAGAATAGCATTATGGGATAATCTGAAGTTTTTCCTTGTAACATGTGTTGTGATAGGCCATTTTGTAGATCAATTTACTGGTTTATCTAATATTTATGATAGTATATTTTTATTTATTTATTCGTTTCATATTCCGCTGTTTATTTTTATAGCTGGATTGATGTTCAAGAATAAGAATATTACAGCCAAAGCTATATTTTTTATAAGTATTGGTTTTGCGTATAAAATAGTTTCAGCAATAGTGGAAAGATTACTAGGTACGGTGAAAGTTGAATTTTTCCTGTTATGGGATGGTGGGCTTTCATGGTTTATGTTTGCCTTGGCGGCATATATGGTAATTTTAAAAATAATTGAGAAACAGAACAAGGAATATATTTTAGTGTTTTCGATCGTATTGGCTTGTTTTGTAGGGTATGATCCAGGAATAGGAGATTTCTTATACTTATCAAGGATAATAATATTTTTCCCATTCTTTTTGAGTGGGGTATTATTACAAAACTTCGATATAGTAAGTTTTAAAGATAAAAATTCTAAATATAAATTCTTAGCAGGAGTTATAGTTTTAGTTTGGTTAGGATTATGTATTTATGAAGTAGATAGAATATATGGGTTAAGATATCTGTTTACAGGGAGAAATCCATTTTTCCCAAAGATAATGAGTTACGCTCCATTAGTGAGACTAGCGAGCTATATCATATCTTTTAGTATAGGTTTCTCTCTTATTATGCTTATGCCTAATAAAAGACTTGGCTTGATCACAGATATGGGAAAAAATTCTATAAATGTGTATTTTTGGCATATGCACATATATTATACGTTGAATAAGTTATTTGGAATTTCTAATATATTCCATTATGGTGTAAAAGGTAAAATAGCTTTTCTTGTAATTGCGGTTATTTTAAGTATAATATTATCCCAAAATATATTTAATTTCCCGATAAAACAAATAAGAAATCAAGTATTTTCAAGTAAAAAAGCATCGTGA